TGCACGCCTGCTGCCACAACCCGACCGGCGTCGACCTGAGCCCGGCCGATTGGCAAAACGTGCTGGACGTGGTCAAGGCCCGGAACCTGGTGCCGTTCCTCGACATGGCCTACCAGGGCTTTGGCGACGGCATTCACGAAGACGCCGCTGCGGTGCGCCTGTTCGCGGAATCCGGCCTGACCTTCTTTGTGTCCAGCTCGTTCTCCAAATCGTTTTCGCTGTACGGCGAACGCGTCGGCGCGCTGTCCATCGTCGGCGACTCGAAGGAAGAAAGCGCGCGCATCCTGTCCCAGGTCAAGCGTGTGATCCGCACCAACTACTCCAACCCGCCAACCCACGGCGCGGCCATCGTCGCAGCGGTGCTCAACAGCCCTGAGCTGCGTGCCCAGTGGGAAGCCGAGCTGGCCGAGATGCGCCTGCGCATCCGTGGCATGCGCGAGCAGATGGTCGCCGAACTGGCCAAGGCTGCGCCGGGCCACGACTTCAGCTTTGTCGGCCGCCAGCGCGGGATGTTCTCCTACTCCGGCCTGACCGTTGAGCAAGTCACCCGCTTGCGCAGCGAATTCGGCATCTACGCCCTGGATACCGGGCGTATCTGCGTGGCGGCGTTGAACCAGTCGAACATCAACGCGGTCACACAGGCAATCGTTCAGGTGCTGTAACCGGTAGCCGTTGTACAAGAAGGGGAAGCCGATGGCTTCCCCTTTTTCGTCTCAAGCCCCTAGACTGAACCTCGACCGCCCCTTTGCTGTGAGAACCCTATGAGAAACGACGACCTGGACCTGCGTGCCGACCGCGACGAACTGGACCACTTCACCCCACGCGCGCCGCAAGCCAAGCGCCAGAAAAGCCTGGTGCTGCAAGTGGCGCTGGGGGTGTTTCTGGGTGGGCTGGCGCTGTGGTTGGTGCAATTAGGTGCCACGGCCATCGTGGCCAAATTGGCCATGGGCACCCTGCAATTCGGGGGCTGATAACGATCAAACTGTGGGAGCTGGCTTGCCTGCGATGCCAGCACCGCGGTGTATCAGGCAGACCCGGCTGATGCTATCGCAGGCAAGCCAGCGCCCACACTGGATCTATGGCGCGATCAGATCGCGTTCTTCCAGAAGCTTCACAAAACTGTTCAAACTTTGCGACACCGTGCCCCGGCGCCAGATCAGCCAGGTATTCAACACGCGGTAGCTGTCCGCCAACGGCCACACACTCACCGCCGCAAAGCCCGGCATGTTTTCCAGCATGCTGCGCGGCATCAATGCCAGACCCGCCCCGGCGCTGACACAGGCCAGCATGCCGTGGTACGACTCAATCTCGAAGATCCTGCCCGGCGCCGCGCCATCCTGTGAAAACCAGCGTTCGAAGTGGTGCCGGTACGAGCAGTTCGAGCGAAACGTATAAATGTTCTCGCCATTCACGTCTTGCCCGCGCGTGATCGGTGCGTGGTGCAGCGGCGCGATCACCACCATTTCCTCTTCAAACACGGCCACGCCTTCCAGCGTCGAGTGCAGCACCGGGCCATCGACAAAGGCCGCGGTCAGGCGTCCCGACAGCACGCCTTCAATCATCGTGCCCGAGGGCCCGGTGCTCAGGTCCAGCTCGACCTTGGTGTGTTTCTGGTTATACGCCGCCAGCAAGGCCGGAATGCGCACGGCCGCCGTGCTTTCCAGCGAGCCGAGGGCGAACGCGCCCTGGGGCTCCTCCCCCGCCACCGTGGCCCGAGCTTCCTGTACCAGGTCGAGAATGCGCCGCGCGTAGCCGAGGAAATTCCAGCCCGCCGGTGACAGGCGCAGGCGGCTTTTCTCGCGGATAAACAATTCCACGCCCAAGTCCTGCTCCAGTTGCTTGATGCGCGTGGTCAGGTTCGACGGCACGCGATGAATCAACTGCGCGGCGGCGCTGATGCTGCCTTGCTCGGCAACGGCCTTGAAGATTTCCAGCTGCACCAGGTCCAAGTCATTCTCCAATCGTGAATATATTGCTTAATATTATTCAGTTTCCAGAAAAGATACAGCCCCGTAGGCTGGGCCCATCTCAATCATTCAGCCGGACGGTGCCATGAACGCTATTTCCCACCAGACCCACGCCTTGTCGATCAACCCCGCCAATGGCGAAACGGTTGCCAGCTACCCCTACGAAAGCGCGTCGCAACTGGACGCCGCCCTCGACCGTTCCACCCGAGCCTTCCGCACCTGGCGCCGCCAGCCGGTCAGCCAGCGCGCCGAGTTGCTGCTGAGCCTGGCCAGCGCCTTGCGTGAGCAGGCCGAAGAAATGGCCCAGACCATCACCCTGGAAATGGGCAAGCCGATCGCCCAGGCCCGTGCCGAAATCGAAAAATGCGCGCAATTGAGCGAATGGTACGCCGCCCACGGTCCGGCCATGCTCGCGCCGGAAGCGACCCTGGTGGACAACGGCAGCGCGCGGATCGAATACCGCCCGCTGGGCCCGATCCTCGCCGTGATGCCGTGGAACTTCCCGGTGTGGCAAGTGCTGCGCGGCGCCGTGCCGACCCTGCTGGCCGGTAACACCTACGTGCTCAAGCATGCGCCGAACGTGATGGGCAGCGCCTACCTGATCCAGCAGGCGTTCCGCAAAGCCGGCTTCGCTGAAGGCCTGCTCGAAGTGATCAACGTGGCCAACGACGGCGTGTCAAAGGCCATTGCCGACCCGCGCATCGCCGCCGTCACCCTGACCGGCAGCGTGCGTGCCGGCGTGGCCATCGGTTCCCAGGCCGGCGCCGCGCTGAAAAAATGTGTGCTGGAACTGGGCGGCTCCGATCCGTTCATCGTGCTCAACGACGCCGACCTCGACGCCGCCGTGCAAGCGGCATTGATCGGCCGTTTCCAGAACAGTGGCCAGGTCTGCGCAGCCGCCAAGCGCTTGATCATCGAAGCGGGTGTGGTGCAAGCCTTTACCGCCAGATTCCTTGAAGCCAGCCGTGCCCTGGTGATGGGCGACCCCACTTCGGCCACCACCTACATCGGCCCGATGGCGCGCTTCGACTTGCGCGACGAACTGCACGGCCAGGTCCAGGCCACGCTGGAAGAAGGCGCGACCTTACTGCTGGGCGGTAATAAAGTGCCGGGCGCCGGTAACTACTACGAGCCCACCGTGCTGGCCAACGTCACCGACCAGATGACCTCGTTCAAACAGGAACTGTTCGGCCCGGTGGCCTCGATCATCACCGCCCGCGACGCCGACCACGCCGTGGCCCTGGCGAACGACAGCGAGTTCGGCCTCACCGCAAGCATCTTCACCACCGACCCGGCCAAGGCACGCGACATGGCCGACCAACTGGAAACTGGCGGGATTTTCGTCAACGCCTTCAGCGTCTCCGACCCTCGGGTGGCGTTTGGTGGGGTGAAAAAGAGCGGTTTCGGGCGTGAGCTGTCGCATTTCGGCGTACGCGAATTCTGCAATGCGCAGACTGTGTGGCTGGATCGTAAGTAAGCCAAGCGAGCAAGCTCGTGAAAACACCGCAGATCAACTGTGGGAGCTGGCTTGTCGGATCGCCGCACCGCTGCGATGGCATCAACTCGATGTACCTGATGTATCGAGTTGTCTGCATCGCAGGCAAGCCAGCTCCCACAGAAAAGCAGATCCGCATACCCCTCAAATCCAGCTTCGACTGCTTAGAACGGTACTAATCAGGGGCAGCCGAAACTTCAGCAGCGAATATGCCGCCGAACACACTGCACCAGCCCGTCCAGCGCCTGGGACTTCACCGGTGCCAGCACACAAACGGTATGCGCCCGCTCCCCTTCCGTCACGGTCAGGGTGTAATGCACCTGGCCTGGATTACCGGGAGCGGGTGCTTTACTTTGCGGTAACTGG
Above is a genomic segment from Pseudomonas azadiae containing:
- a CDS encoding amino acid aminotransferase, giving the protein MSLFSAVEMAPRDPILGLNEAFNADTRTTKVNLGVGVYCNEEGKLPLLRAVAEAEATLVAQHAARGYLPIDGIAAYDKAVQTLLFGAQSPLLEAGRVVTVQAVGGTGALKLGADFLKQLLPNAVVAISDPSWENHRALFETAGFPVQNYRYYDAATHDVNRAGLLEDLNALPPQSVVVLHACCHNPTGVDLSPADWQNVLDVVKARNLVPFLDMAYQGFGDGIHEDAAAVRLFAESGLTFFVSSSFSKSFSLYGERVGALSIVGDSKEESARILSQVKRVIRTNYSNPPTHGAAIVAAVLNSPELRAQWEAELAEMRLRIRGMREQMVAELAKAAPGHDFSFVGRQRGMFSYSGLTVEQVTRLRSEFGIYALDTGRICVAALNQSNINAVTQAIVQVL
- the ptrR gene encoding putrescine utilization regulator PtrR, with the translated sequence MDLVQLEIFKAVAEQGSISAAAQLIHRVPSNLTTRIKQLEQDLGVELFIREKSRLRLSPAGWNFLGYARRILDLVQEARATVAGEEPQGAFALGSLESTAAVRIPALLAAYNQKHTKVELDLSTGPSGTMIEGVLSGRLTAAFVDGPVLHSTLEGVAVFEEEMVVIAPLHHAPITRGQDVNGENIYTFRSNCSYRHHFERWFSQDGAAPGRIFEIESYHGMLACVSAGAGLALMPRSMLENMPGFAAVSVWPLADSYRVLNTWLIWRRGTVSQSLNSFVKLLEERDLIAP
- a CDS encoding aldehyde dehydrogenase family protein; translated protein: MNAISHQTHALSINPANGETVASYPYESASQLDAALDRSTRAFRTWRRQPVSQRAELLLSLASALREQAEEMAQTITLEMGKPIAQARAEIEKCAQLSEWYAAHGPAMLAPEATLVDNGSARIEYRPLGPILAVMPWNFPVWQVLRGAVPTLLAGNTYVLKHAPNVMGSAYLIQQAFRKAGFAEGLLEVINVANDGVSKAIADPRIAAVTLTGSVRAGVAIGSQAGAALKKCVLELGGSDPFIVLNDADLDAAVQAALIGRFQNSGQVCAAAKRLIIEAGVVQAFTARFLEASRALVMGDPTSATTYIGPMARFDLRDELHGQVQATLEEGATLLLGGNKVPGAGNYYEPTVLANVTDQMTSFKQELFGPVASIITARDADHAVALANDSEFGLTASIFTTDPAKARDMADQLETGGIFVNAFSVSDPRVAFGGVKKSGFGRELSHFGVREFCNAQTVWLDRK
- a CDS encoding protealysin inhibitor emfourin, which translates into the protein MQISLKENGGPGFFPGLAKPRTVKLDALPEQDQQELRQLIDASDFFQLPQSKAPAPGNPGQVHYTLTVTEGERAHTVCVLAPVKSQALDGLVQCVRRHIRC